AGCAAGGGGGTCTCTGATGTAAGCGTTGTCTGCTTCACAGTAACGTCgacttcatcatcaacaatTTCAAGAGCCGGTCCAGCTCTATAGCTGGCGAAATAAGCAGGAATGTAGATTGCAAAAAGCGCAAAGGTAATGGAGGGAAAGTGGGCCTAGGAGCTGTCAGCGTTGTCACAAACGGGCTTCAAGCATCACTTCATACTGGAAACTATTTAATCTTGTTAGTCATGTGTCGATGATGAATTTATGATGAGACGCACAAATCTGAAGAATAATATTGCGGATATTCTCAAGGCGACCGAAGTCACCTTGGCAATGGTCGTCTGAACAGGCATGATGTTGTTTAGGAGAAAGTGGGATGGAGTGATGCCGAGGTAAGTGGTCGGATGATTAAACAAAGTTTAGGTGAAGCTCATGGCTATTTGCCTATTAATGAGAGAATGTAGAGAAGCCAATGTTACGATGTGACGGAACACATCACAGCATTGCGCAAAGAAATTGAGAAGAGTGGCAAGGAGGAACTGACGGACTAATGATGCTAGTCCAAGGTTCTGCGGCGCTGCGGAAGAGCTTCATTAAAAGCTCCTGATTCGACGTCATCTAATTGGCAGACGCGCGGTGATTTGAGGCGCGCGGGGGCGAATTCAAGCGTCTACGGGTCGAGGTCGACTGGCAAGTGGGTCCAGATGCCCAGGCCTGGAGGTGGGAGCTCTGGCACCTTCAGGGGTCGGTCCTTGTGAAAATCCGCGCCCGAAGCGACATCGTGGCCCCTTTGCTCTACATGGTGCATTTCAACACCACAGCAGCGCTAGGGACGTGCCACAATTTGCAAGACAAACCCTCGCCTCCTTCTTGCGATTCGAGTTGCTCTCTCGGTTGGACGCCACAATCACGAATCCGACGCCATCATGAGATTGTCGACAATAGGAGCAGGCCTTATTGCCTGCCTGGCGACCAATGTTGCCGCCACGGCTCTGACCTACAAGCTCGACGCCAACGAAAAGGCATGCTTCTATACGGAGACCAAAAAGGATAACGAAAAAATTGCATTCTACTTTGCGGTATGACTCCTGTTACACCTGGCGTGCGACGCTGGTACAAGAGTATGCGCTTACTGGATACCATGCAGGTCCAATCTGGCGGCTCTTTCGATGTCGACTACATTGTCGAGGGTCCCAATGCCAAGATGATCTTGCAAGGCGAAAAGGAGCGACAGGGCGATTTCGTCTTTACCGCTCAGCACGCTGGCGAATACTCATTCTGCTTCAATAACGAGATGAGCACCTTTGCAGAGAAATATGTCGATTTCGAGATTTCGGTGCGAACCCATGTGATCGATCCCAAGCGCTATCCACTGTAGACTaacacaacacaacacagGTTGAAAATGAAGCCCGAACTGCTCAGCTGCCTTCCAAGCAAGGCACATCCCCCGAACAGACCTCTGTCCTCGAGGACTCTATTTTCAAGATATCCAGCCAGCTGTCCACCATTTCACGAAACCAAAAATACTTCCGCACTCGTGAGAACCGCAACTTTTCTACTGTCAACAGTACCGAGAAGCGAATTGTCAACTTTAGCGTCATTCAAATTGGCCTAATTATTTGCATGGGCGCTTTGCAGGTGTTCGTTGTCAGATTCTTCTTCCAGGGCGCGCGCAAGGGCTACGTTTAAAGTTTCATTTTATTTATCTTGGTTAGCATGTAACGAGGGCACACGTGGGAAAAAGGCAAAAGGGAACGGGTGACCGACGTTGGTACGATATGTATAATAATGAGCATAGAACCTGGCGGTCATTGTGAAAACCAACGGAGTAGAGGTGGTCAATCATTTAAATTGACCGAATTACAGCGGCATTGCATGGCTAGTACATTTGTCGACCTTTGGTTCACATGTATTGTAACTGCATATTCCTCATTCCATAATACCATACCGTCCCAGCTAACAAGCCTTGACCCTTTGTGGTTGGGGCTCGTAGAGGCAAAAGAGTAATAAGTTGTGGGTGACTTCGTTCGCCGGACGGACGGACTTCGGCCCAGACTATTATATAATTGAATTTcattaagaaaatattattaaaaagagaatataatatataaatagtgTTTCAAAAACAATAACAACTAAAACTATAGTTTCAATTATCACTTCCTACTCATGCCGGTAGACAGAGAAAACCCAAAGTGGAGGACGATTTGGTAGGGAGgcaaacaaaacaagacTGGAACAACATTATTGCGACGCCGCTATGTGCACTACAAACCGACAAAACACCACACCTCACCACACGGTCCACGGCGCAACAACCCAACCCAACCCACACATCGCATATGACAACGCAAAAATGGACGCCCTTGTTAAATACAAATCCAAATCTGACGCGATCGCTCGGCGAGGTCACAGCCATGATCGAATTATGCACACGTCGTTCAAGGACCTAATACCTCTACGACAGCGTGTTGATGCTGAGAAGATTGATCTGTCTCGCCCTGACAAAGAGTCTGTTGCAGCCACGACCGAGAGGACCAAGAATGCGCTCGCAGCCCTCATCAGTGGCGCTGTTGCGGCGCAGAGACCCAAGAACGTAAATGTTGGAAACAGAAACGATCCGACCTTTGTACGATATACACCTGCCAGTCAGATGGGGGACGACTCGCAGAAGGAAACCCGAATAATGAAGATTGTCGAGCGCCAACGAGACCCGATGGAACCTCCCAAGTTCAAACATAAAAAGATTCCTCGTGGACCACCGTCACCACCCCCGCCCGTCATGCATTCACCACCTCGAAAACTCACAGCTCAAGACCAGGAAATGTGGAGGATTCCCCCCGCAATCTCCAACTGGAAGAACCCAAAGGGTTTCACAGTGCCCCTAGATAAGCGTCTGGCTGCGGATGGCCGTGGCTTGCAGGACATTAGCATCAATGACAAACATGCTCAATTTGCAGAGGCAGTAAAGATGGCTGAAAGGCATGCACGAGAAGAGGTTCAACAGCGTGCGCTGATGCAACAGAGGCTGGCGGAAAAGGAGAAGGCACAAAAGGACGAAAATCTGCGGGCACTGGCCCAAAAGGCTCGAGAGGAGCGGGCGGGCGGTGGGCGCGGGAGCGGGCGTTCACCCGATTCGAGAGACTCCAGGTCACGATCGGGAAGTTACAGCGGATCTGACTCGGCATCCGACAGCGAAGATTCCGAGATACGGGAACGAGAGAA
The DNA window shown above is from Metarhizium brunneum chromosome 1, complete sequence and carries:
- the prp45 gene encoding Pre-mRNA-processing protein 45 — translated: MDALVKYKSKSDAIARRGHSHDRIMHTSFKDLIPLRQRVDAEKIDLSRPDKESVAATTERTKNALAALISGAVAAQRPKNVNVGNRNDPTFVRYTPASQMGDDSQKETRIMKIVERQRDPMEPPKFKHKKIPRGPPSPPPPVMHSPPRKLTAQDQEMWRIPPAISNWKNPKGFTVPLDKRLAADGRGLQDISINDKHAQFAEAVKMAERHAREEVQQRALMQQRLAEKEKAQKDENLRALAQKAREERAGGGRGSGRSPDSRDSRSRSGSYSGSDSASDSEDSEIREREKARREKRKEEERKLRQNRMGAERRIQVMAREQNRDISEKIALGLAKPTQSKETMYDSRLFNQSSGFDSGFNEDNHYDKPLFAAQDAISSIYRPRANMDDDDPEAGDKEMAKIQKTSRFGEALGKGTFKGAADVEAREGPVQFEKEIADPFNVDKFLSEVDQNSSAKRGYGLNDEDRQPKRPRVEDEDD